A genomic window from Erythrobacter sp. BLCC-B19 includes:
- a CDS encoding DUF1330 domain-containing protein — translation MPAYMIVTAAIRDREAFIAGYGAAAAALIPKFGGEYLLRGPGAECLEGAFGDGASMVISKWPDRAAARAFWNSPDYAEAKKLREGLADVQVLLIDGPDLILGSG, via the coding sequence ATGCCCGCCTACATGATCGTCACCGCCGCCATCCGCGACCGCGAGGCCTTTATCGCAGGCTACGGTGCGGCGGCGGCGGCGCTGATTCCGAAGTTCGGTGGCGAATACCTGTTGCGCGGGCCGGGCGCCGAATGCCTCGAAGGCGCCTTCGGGGATGGTGCGAGCATGGTGATCTCCAAATGGCCCGACCGCGCTGCGGCCAGGGCCTTCTGGAACAGCCCCGACTATGCCGAGGCCAAGAAGCTGCGCGAAGGCCTCGCCGATGTTCAGGTATTGCTGATCGACGGG